A genomic window from Bacteroidales bacterium includes:
- the rmuC gene encoding DNA recombination protein RmuC, which translates to MTLTVLLYIALVVLVIINIVLTLTKKTNPDPRINDQLIRIDSDLAKIDPLLRDEFSRNREENQRAFKDNREELNKSFKLMSDMLTKTVTDLSFAQKNQFETFSKQLNEWIRSFDEKTKYLQEQLGKSARENQVELKEIREAVEKKLHTLQEENSKKLEEMRKVVDEKLQETVEKRFTESFKLISERLEQVHKGLGEMQSLASGVGDLKKVLTNVKTRGNLGEIQLGAILEQILSPEQYRQNVPVKENSPERVEYVIRLPGKNHNDQSLLLPIDSKFPNEDYQRLLEAYDNLSNMNPKDVESITRQFENSVKKNAKDIREKYINPPVTTDFAIMFVPTEGLYAEILRRTGLFETLQRDYKITVVGPTNLVAFLSSLQMGFKTLAIEKRSSEVWELLGAVKTEFGNFGTVLERTKKKLQEATNVIDKAGVRSRAIERKLRTVQELPQEQTVAILGEAIEIEQDREYENEQDET; encoded by the coding sequence ATGACATTAACCGTTTTACTTTATATTGCACTGGTTGTCCTTGTGATCATTAACATTGTGTTAACTCTCACAAAAAAGACGAATCCTGACCCTAGGATCAACGATCAACTTATCCGGATCGATTCGGATCTTGCAAAAATAGATCCTCTGCTCAGGGATGAATTCAGCAGAAACCGGGAAGAAAACCAGAGGGCTTTTAAAGATAACCGGGAAGAATTAAATAAATCGTTCAAATTAATGAGCGATATGTTGACAAAAACAGTAACGGATTTGTCCTTTGCCCAAAAAAATCAATTTGAAACCTTTTCAAAACAACTTAATGAATGGATCAGGTCATTCGATGAAAAAACAAAATACCTGCAGGAACAACTGGGAAAATCTGCCAGGGAAAATCAAGTCGAGCTGAAGGAAATCAGGGAAGCCGTAGAAAAAAAGCTGCATACATTACAGGAGGAAAACAGCAAGAAACTGGAAGAAATGCGTAAAGTAGTTGACGAAAAACTGCAGGAGACAGTAGAAAAAAGGTTCACGGAATCTTTCAAACTGATCAGCGAAAGACTTGAACAGGTACATAAAGGATTGGGCGAAATGCAATCGTTGGCTTCCGGCGTCGGCGACCTGAAAAAAGTACTGACCAATGTCAAAACAAGGGGGAACCTGGGTGAAATCCAGCTTGGAGCGATTCTGGAACAAATACTTTCTCCCGAGCAATACCGGCAGAATGTTCCGGTAAAGGAAAACAGTCCGGAAAGAGTTGAATATGTGATCAGACTTCCCGGAAAAAACCATAACGACCAGTCCCTGTTATTGCCCATTGATTCGAAATTTCCCAATGAAGATTACCAAAGGCTGTTGGAAGCTTATGACAATCTTTCCAATATGAATCCTAAAGACGTAGAATCGATTACCCGGCAATTTGAAAATTCTGTAAAAAAGAATGCAAAGGACATCCGGGAAAAATATATTAACCCACCTGTAACTACTGATTTTGCCATCATGTTCGTCCCTACGGAAGGCCTTTATGCGGAAATATTGAGGCGGACCGGTTTATTCGAAACATTGCAGCGTGACTATAAAATTACCGTTGTCGGGCCGACCAATCTGGTAGCCTTTCTCAGCAGCCTGCAAATGGGATTTAAGACATTGGCCATCGAAAAACGTTCAAGTGAAGTCTGGGAACTCTTAGGTGCCGTAAAAACCGAATTCGGGAACTTCGGAACCGTACTGGAAAGAACCAAAAAGAAACTTCAGGAAGCCACTAATGTTATTGACAAAGCAGGTGTCAGATCCCGGGCCATAGAGAGAAAACTGAGGACAGTTCAGGAATTACCCCAGGAACAAACCGTTGCCATATTAGGGGAAGCTATTGAAATTGAACAGGACAGGGAATATGAAAATGAACAGGATGAGACATAA
- a CDS encoding helix-turn-helix domain-containing protein: MEKEVALKKIGIQIQKLREEKGISQQVLAAMCNYDKSNMSRIEAGKTNFTVNTLLKVSNALNVKLKDIVDIGD; the protein is encoded by the coding sequence ATGGAAAAAGAAGTTGCATTGAAAAAGATCGGGATACAAATTCAGAAACTAAGAGAAGAAAAAGGCATTTCACAACAAGTTCTGGCAGCAATGTGTAATTATGACAAATCGAACATGAGCAGGATTGAAGCTGGCAAAACAAATTTTACCGTAAATACTCTTTTGAAAGTAAGTAATGCTTTAAATGTAAAACTGAAAGATATTGTAGATATAGGTGATTAA
- a CDS encoding type II toxin-antitoxin system HicA family toxin — MKYSEFHRLIQKNGWKFLKATGSHYFYEKEGRSSPPVPYLGSKEMPEGLRKKVMRDIGLK; from the coding sequence ATGAAATATTCAGAGTTTCATAGGTTAATTCAAAAGAATGGATGGAAATTCCTGAAAGCAACAGGAAGCCATTACTTCTATGAGAAGGAAGGCAGAAGTTCTCCGCCGGTTCCCTATCTTGGATCAAAGGAGATGCCGGAGGGATTAAGGAAAAAAGTAATGAGGGACATAGGGCTGAAATAA
- a CDS encoding type II toxin-antitoxin system HicB family antitoxin, protein MKKLIIIIEKSSDHYGAYADNCPGIYGGGDTVEEAKEEALKGLELLLEGNDVPDILKGEYEIEYKFDVQSFLKYYEKIFSKPALEKLTGINQKQLHHYASGLREPRAPQRKKIESALHKLGKELLSVRL, encoded by the coding sequence ATGAAAAAGTTGATAATCATAATAGAAAAAAGCTCGGACCATTATGGAGCATACGCAGATAATTGCCCCGGGATTTATGGTGGTGGCGATACGGTTGAAGAAGCGAAAGAAGAAGCGTTGAAGGGTCTTGAATTGTTATTGGAAGGTAATGATGTCCCGGATATATTAAAAGGGGAATACGAGATAGAGTATAAGTTTGATGTTCAAAGCTTCTTGAAATATTATGAAAAAATATTCTCAAAGCCAGCTCTGGAAAAATTAACCGGTATTAACCAAAAGCAGTTGCATCATTACGCCAGCGGATTGAGGGAGCCAAGGGCACCACAAAGGAAAAAGATAGAATCGGCCTTGCATAAGCTAGGCAAGGAACTTTTATCTGTAAGACTTTGA